Proteins co-encoded in one Polyangiaceae bacterium genomic window:
- a CDS encoding isoaspartyl peptidase/L-asparaginase, translated as MRRDVPEGPTAEAVIAPASSLVHEAERLSVRDAGTDAPLVLDAGDPPKGSFVLVFGGLESAPERPEPERRATQVALAALAAGRSPVDAAVDAVTLLEDDPGRNAGYGSALRIDGVTIEMDAAVMAEDGRFGAVAALSRVKNPVQVARAVFDTPQRLLTGMGARRFARSLGHAEFDPTTPGAQASYRSLLASELAQDAGAASLLPPGWQSWVDASAYSRPVPEAGTSEAGVVDGGADDAPDAAPSSAASGAVPPASPPQPVKPKPRPAPVLPPKSPPRDAGHDTVAALVRSRDAGFAGAVSSGGPPLALPGRVGDVPTPGAALWVGKRGAVAVTGPGERIVDLGLARAVYDKLVALRSTKLAAAWGAKQLPAGTSLCVAVLDAKSFAVEPADAMAWVGSEGDKTADSAGEDKR; from the coding sequence GTGCGCCGTGATGTGCCCGAAGGGCCTACTGCCGAGGCGGTGATCGCGCCGGCATCCAGTTTGGTGCACGAAGCGGAGCGTTTGTCGGTCCGGGACGCGGGCACCGACGCCCCCCTCGTGCTCGACGCCGGGGATCCCCCGAAGGGCTCCTTCGTCTTGGTTTTCGGTGGGCTCGAGTCAGCACCCGAGCGACCTGAGCCGGAACGTCGCGCCACGCAGGTCGCGCTTGCGGCATTGGCCGCGGGACGCTCGCCCGTGGACGCGGCGGTCGACGCCGTGACGCTGCTAGAAGATGATCCGGGGCGCAACGCGGGCTACGGATCGGCGCTGCGCATCGATGGGGTGACCATCGAGATGGACGCCGCCGTGATGGCAGAGGACGGACGCTTCGGTGCGGTTGCTGCGCTTTCTCGAGTGAAGAATCCAGTACAAGTGGCGCGCGCGGTATTCGACACGCCACAACGCTTGCTGACCGGCATGGGTGCCCGGCGCTTCGCACGCAGTCTGGGACACGCCGAGTTCGATCCCACCACTCCGGGCGCGCAGGCTTCGTATCGGTCCTTGCTGGCGTCCGAATTGGCGCAGGACGCAGGTGCCGCGTCTTTGCTTCCGCCGGGATGGCAGAGTTGGGTGGATGCAAGCGCGTACTCGCGGCCGGTTCCCGAAGCGGGCACAAGCGAGGCTGGCGTCGTCGACGGCGGAGCGGATGACGCGCCGGATGCAGCTCCTTCGTCTGCCGCAAGTGGCGCCGTGCCGCCCGCATCGCCACCCCAGCCCGTGAAGCCGAAACCAAGGCCGGCACCGGTCCTACCGCCGAAATCGCCGCCGCGGGACGCTGGTCACGACACCGTGGCCGCACTGGTTCGCTCGCGTGACGCTGGATTCGCGGGCGCGGTCAGCTCGGGAGGACCACCTCTTGCGCTGCCCGGGCGCGTGGGGGACGTCCCGACTCCGGGCGCGGCGCTGTGGGTTGGCAAGCGAGGCGCTGTGGCCGTGACCGGACCGGGCGAGCGCATCGTGGATCTCGGCCTCGCACGAGCGGTGTACGACAAGCTCGTGGCGCTTCGCAGCACCAAGTTGGCCGCCGCTTGGGGCGCCAAGCAGTTGCCGGCCGGGACGTCGCTCTGCGTCGCTGTCCTCGATGCGAAGTCCTTTGCCGTCGAGCCGGCAGATGCGATGGCCTGGGTCGGTTCTGAAGGCGACAAGACCGCCGACAGCGCGGGGGAGGACAAGCGATGA
- the trkA gene encoding Trk system potassium transporter TrkA, translated as MRVVVLGAGEVGTHVGRELSQGDNEVILVDKSAQALSTAEESLDCLSLAGDATHWSVLEAAEVARADLVVAVTGSDEVNVVAAALATKHGARRSVARVDAPSFYRTRGGVEAGVLGIHALLCASRLVSEELRRLVEQLDAKYVSNFTGNAVQAALLPVTDDSPLLGKPALEIKPAKGVSVVGVVRDAAFRSPVDIVRLELDDSVMVSGPPGAVAGAIQSLRVRREQRRAVVVGGGDVGFQLCQMLRSSAERVQVIERDRARCEVLSETLQHVEVIHGDGTHISCLRDEHVESADYLAAVTRADEVNLMASLVAHDIGVPRAFALVHRPGYADVYAHLGIHGTAGPHDVIAKTVRWLLPHRGALSTEALPGTGHHLFEYQLGEHAGKGITLAELALPAETQLVGVARQLECVPLSASLRLQSGDNIVVAAPVTAAREIEKRVVRAGGKR; from the coding sequence ATGAGAGTGGTAGTGCTTGGCGCCGGCGAAGTGGGGACCCACGTGGGGCGAGAGCTGTCCCAAGGCGACAACGAGGTCATCCTGGTCGACAAGAGCGCGCAGGCGCTGAGCACCGCCGAAGAGTCCCTGGATTGCCTGTCCCTCGCCGGCGACGCCACGCACTGGTCCGTACTGGAGGCGGCCGAAGTCGCGCGCGCCGATCTAGTGGTGGCCGTCACGGGCTCGGACGAGGTCAACGTCGTCGCGGCGGCTCTGGCCACGAAGCACGGCGCTCGACGCTCCGTCGCGCGGGTGGACGCGCCCAGCTTCTATCGCACGCGAGGCGGCGTGGAAGCGGGCGTGCTCGGGATCCATGCGCTGCTCTGCGCCTCGCGCCTCGTCAGCGAAGAGCTGCGACGACTGGTGGAGCAGCTCGACGCCAAGTACGTCAGCAACTTCACGGGCAACGCAGTGCAGGCAGCGCTACTGCCCGTCACCGACGACTCGCCCCTGCTGGGCAAACCGGCGTTGGAAATCAAGCCGGCCAAAGGCGTCAGCGTGGTCGGCGTCGTGCGCGATGCCGCTTTTCGATCTCCGGTGGACATCGTGCGCTTGGAGCTGGACGACTCAGTGATGGTATCCGGGCCGCCCGGGGCCGTCGCCGGCGCCATCCAGTCCCTGCGCGTGCGCCGCGAACAGCGGCGGGCCGTGGTGGTGGGCGGGGGCGACGTGGGCTTCCAGTTGTGTCAGATGCTGCGGAGCTCTGCGGAGCGCGTCCAAGTCATCGAGCGCGACCGCGCGCGCTGCGAAGTGTTGTCGGAGACCCTGCAGCACGTGGAAGTGATCCATGGTGACGGCACCCACATCTCGTGCCTGCGCGACGAGCACGTGGAGAGCGCCGACTACCTAGCCGCCGTCACCCGCGCCGACGAAGTGAATCTAATGGCGTCCTTGGTAGCGCATGACATCGGCGTGCCTCGCGCATTCGCGCTCGTGCATCGCCCCGGCTATGCCGACGTGTACGCTCACTTGGGCATTCACGGTACTGCGGGACCCCATGACGTGATCGCCAAGACCGTGCGCTGGCTCTTGCCGCACCGTGGGGCACTCTCTACCGAGGCTTTGCCGGGCACCGGCCACCATCTGTTCGAGTATCAGCTGGGGGAGCACGCGGGAAAGGGCATCACGCTGGCGGAGCTGGCCTTGCCCGCCGAGACGCAGCTCGTCGGGGTCGCACGTCAGTTGGAGTGCGTTCCCCTGTCTGCTTCCCTTCGCCTGCAATCGGGTGACAATATCGTGGTGGCGGCGCCCGTCACTGCGGCGCGAGAGATCGAGAAGCGCGTGGTTCGCGCCGGAGGCAAGCGGTGA
- a CDS encoding glycoside hydrolase family 31 protein, with product MNTLRIWAVALVLGGCGDGEADRPPVSRLPHGDSSVSASTTEIVLEHQGRQLMTLPVSALLLGTVDSWQETASYDPYPIFAESAGNAVPAGLAWHAGRKLRVVEANDSRIELAVQHEGGLRSRLTLEPGPADTFNTLLVPDDSDAVVVFLGIGADVDAEEGLYGIGEVFDDVNHRGKLRAMQLELSDLESGYNEAHVPVPLVVGTRGWGMFVENPYPASFDLAQTTATRVQAVFGTADASSTGLRTHLLAAPHALDVTKRYYAVSGQPRLPGPWALGPWVWRDENDDQAQVEADLDTMRDLNLPTTAYWIDRPYATAVNTFDFAPAQFPDSDAMLAKMKSLGFRTALWHTPYLDEADAATEALRSEATTKGYYPPKNGLLFNKWGKPIDLTNPDAKAWWQSLIDKYVSRGVAGFKLDYAEDVVPNAFGATTGWEFSDGSTDRTMHSQFQRFYHETYAELLQDEDNFLICRGGTYGDQKNVSVVWPGDLDASFALHGELLKDDAGKSYKAVGGLPASIIAGLSLGPSGYPFYGADTGGYRHSPPDKEVFIRWFEQTALSSVMQIGTSSNDVAWEPTPKNGFDAEVLELYRRYTLLHLRLMPYLWTYAKRLSVDGRPLQRALGLAHPELGQHPNFDYLLGDHLLVAPVVKRGDRQRELTVPEGDYLSWWDTGLISGPGPATVDAPLDRLPLYLKAGGIVPLLRPSIETLSPTDDPQRVDSFATDVGLLYVRVAPGPESDFEVYDGTRLTQVTNAKTTDIGVDGGSVFSKGFVVELLLDAAPGTVEIDGKAAQKVDAGAVAGTESSFAFVNDPRPMVRVHLSAAAKTLRVTAS from the coding sequence GTGAACACGCTTCGGATTTGGGCGGTTGCGCTGGTGCTCGGGGGCTGCGGGGATGGCGAAGCGGATCGCCCTCCGGTCTCGCGTTTGCCTCACGGCGACAGCAGTGTCAGCGCCAGCACGACGGAGATCGTGCTCGAGCATCAAGGGCGGCAGCTGATGACCCTGCCGGTCTCGGCGCTGCTGCTCGGGACCGTGGACAGCTGGCAAGAGACGGCCAGCTACGATCCCTACCCCATTTTCGCCGAATCCGCGGGCAACGCAGTCCCCGCTGGCCTGGCCTGGCACGCCGGAAGGAAGCTCCGCGTGGTCGAAGCAAATGATTCGCGCATCGAGCTTGCGGTGCAGCACGAGGGTGGTCTTCGCTCGCGGCTGACCCTGGAACCGGGCCCCGCCGACACCTTCAATACGTTGCTCGTGCCGGACGACAGCGATGCGGTAGTGGTGTTTCTCGGGATTGGGGCCGACGTCGACGCCGAAGAGGGCCTCTACGGCATCGGCGAGGTCTTCGACGACGTGAACCATCGCGGGAAGCTGCGGGCGATGCAGCTGGAACTCTCGGACTTGGAGAGCGGCTACAACGAAGCTCACGTTCCGGTTCCTCTCGTGGTTGGCACGCGGGGCTGGGGGATGTTCGTTGAAAACCCCTACCCCGCCTCCTTCGATCTGGCGCAGACGACCGCCACGCGCGTGCAAGCCGTGTTCGGCACCGCGGACGCCAGCAGCACGGGGCTACGTACACATCTGTTGGCGGCGCCGCATGCTTTGGACGTTACCAAACGGTACTACGCGGTCAGCGGTCAGCCGCGACTGCCGGGCCCTTGGGCGCTGGGGCCCTGGGTGTGGCGCGACGAGAATGACGACCAGGCCCAGGTGGAGGCCGACCTCGACACCATGCGCGATCTGAACTTGCCGACGACCGCATATTGGATCGACCGCCCCTACGCGACGGCGGTGAACACCTTCGACTTCGCACCGGCACAGTTTCCCGACTCCGACGCGATGCTGGCGAAGATGAAGTCGCTGGGCTTTCGCACGGCGCTTTGGCACACGCCCTACTTGGACGAGGCTGACGCCGCCACTGAAGCGCTGCGTAGTGAAGCAACGACCAAGGGCTACTATCCGCCAAAGAACGGCCTACTATTCAACAAGTGGGGCAAGCCCATCGACTTGACGAACCCCGATGCAAAAGCGTGGTGGCAGAGCCTCATCGACAAGTACGTGAGCCGCGGCGTGGCGGGCTTCAAGCTCGACTACGCCGAGGACGTCGTGCCCAATGCTTTCGGCGCCACGACGGGCTGGGAGTTCTCCGACGGCAGCACGGATCGCACGATGCACTCGCAGTTTCAGCGCTTCTATCACGAGACCTACGCGGAGCTGCTGCAGGACGAAGACAACTTCTTGATCTGTCGTGGCGGCACCTACGGTGACCAAAAGAACGTGAGCGTGGTGTGGCCGGGCGATCTGGACGCATCCTTCGCGCTCCACGGGGAGCTACTCAAGGACGATGCGGGCAAGAGCTACAAGGCCGTGGGTGGACTGCCCGCCTCGATCATCGCCGGGTTGAGCCTCGGGCCGTCGGGGTACCCCTTCTATGGTGCGGACACCGGGGGCTATCGCCACTCGCCCCCGGACAAGGAGGTGTTCATTCGCTGGTTCGAGCAGACCGCCCTGAGCAGCGTCATGCAGATCGGGACCAGCAGCAACGACGTGGCCTGGGAGCCGACCCCCAAGAACGGATTCGATGCAGAAGTACTCGAGTTGTACCGTCGCTACACGCTGCTGCATCTGCGGCTGATGCCGTATCTGTGGACCTACGCGAAGCGACTCTCGGTCGATGGCCGTCCCTTGCAGCGCGCTCTCGGCTTGGCGCACCCCGAGCTAGGGCAACACCCGAACTTCGACTACCTGCTCGGGGATCACCTGCTGGTTGCGCCCGTCGTCAAGCGCGGCGATCGCCAGCGTGAGCTGACGGTGCCCGAAGGCGACTACCTTTCCTGGTGGGACACGGGACTGATCTCGGGGCCGGGCCCCGCCACCGTCGACGCGCCCTTGGATCGCCTGCCACTGTACTTGAAGGCGGGGGGAATCGTACCACTGCTGCGCCCGAGCATCGAGACGCTGAGCCCGACGGACGACCCCCAGCGCGTCGATTCCTTCGCAACGGACGTGGGACTGCTCTATGTGCGCGTCGCGCCGGGACCCGAGTCTGATTTCGAAGTCTACGACGGCACGCGCCTGACCCAAGTGACCAACGCAAAGACGACGGACATCGGAGTCGACGGCGGGTCCGTCTTCAGCAAGGGCTTCGTGGTGGAACTGCTGCTGGACGCGGCGCCCGGCACAGTGGAGATCGACGGCAAGGCCGCGCAAAAGGTCGACGCAGGCGCGGTCGCCGGGACCGAGAGCAGCTTTGCTTTCGTGAACGATCCGCGACCCATGGTCCGCGTGCACCTTTCGGCCGCGGCCAAGACTCTGCGGGTGACGGCGAGCTAG